GTGAAAACGAAAAACAAGTGGGGTTTTATTGATACAACCGGTAAAACAGTGATTGAAGAAAAGTTTGATTTAAATCGCTTCAACTTTACAGAAGGTTTCGCGATTGCAATAGTAGGCGGCAAATTCACCTATATTGACCGGCAAGGCGCTGTTGCGTTCAAGGCTCCCTATGAGGAAGTTTTTCCTTTTGAAGACGGCTTGGCGGAAATTCGCGTAAAAGTCAGCAGTTTCTCTTGGGGCGGCGTATTAGGTAATGTTGTCTCTGCTACGCTGATCCCTTTGCCGGATGAAGATAGAAATTTAGTCGACAATAAAATGAAACGGGGCTTCATTGATAAGACCGGTACCCAGGTTATTCCCACCAAATATGATTCAGTCAGTACCTTTCACGATGGATTATGCCTGGTTAAAGTGAAAGGGAAGTACGGCCATGTCAACCGCAGGGGCGAGTTTGTGATTCCGGCGGAATATCAGGAATTATCTGCGCTTTCCGATGGTGTGGCCATGGCCCGCAAAGACGATGCCTGGGGTTATATTGATAAAACCAATCATCCTCTAACCTCCCAATCCTTTAAAGCCGTCAAGGAATTCAAAAGCGGCATGGGCGGGGTAAAAATCAACAATAAATGGGGCTTTGTGGACCGTGCCGGCCGGGTGGCAATTCCAGCACAGTTTGATGAAGTAAACTCTTTTGTCGGGGACTTTGCCGTGGTAAAATACAACGGTAGCTGGACCGCCATTGATAAAACAGGGAAGTTTATCCTCCCGGAAAAAACTAATTATCAGGAATTAACATGGTTCTATGATGGACTTGCGGCTGTTAAAGTAAAAGGAAAATGGGGCGCCGTTGATACCGCAGGGCATATGGTCATTGCACCACAGTACGATGAAATGTCCTATTTCTTTTCCGCCGGCGTGCGTTAATCGGTAAGGCAATAATGAAAATACCCTGCCAGATCAGTTTCTAGCTGTCTGGCAGGGTATTTTTTCACAGTGAATGCAGTTTTGCCAGTTTACCTGCCCTCAATCATGGAGGCGAACTGGTCCGCCCCCGGCAGTTTCTCCAGGGACTTCCAGGGATGGCAAGCCGCAAGCTCATCCCGGGAAAAGCGGCCGGTAGCCACGGCAATGGTCCGGGCGCCGATTGCCTTGCCGCATTCGATGTCATGGGGAGTGTCA
This sequence is a window from Acetonema longum DSM 6540. Protein-coding genes within it:
- a CDS encoding WG repeat-containing protein, which produces MIVPVEFDDIGGGFQEGMVPVKAKNKWGFYNSRGEVAVPVEFDDVQIFRDGLAAVRKSKVWQYCDQSGKVVIEGPFDEASSFYGGLARVRKGKQWGFIDRQGNIVIPFQYKDAWNFSEGLAAVKTKNKWGFIDTTGKTVIEEKFDLNRFNFTEGFAIAIVGGKFTYIDRQGAVAFKAPYEEVFPFEDGLAEIRVKVSSFSWGGVLGNVVSATLIPLPDEDRNLVDNKMKRGFIDKTGTQVIPTKYDSVSTFHDGLCLVKVKGKYGHVNRRGEFVIPAEYQELSALSDGVAMARKDDAWGYIDKTNHPLTSQSFKAVKEFKSGMGGVKINNKWGFVDRAGRVAIPAQFDEVNSFVGDFAVVKYNGSWTAIDKTGKFILPEKTNYQELTWFYDGLAAVKVKGKWGAVDTAGHMVIAPQYDEMSYFFSAGVR